The following proteins come from a genomic window of Gossypium raimondii isolate GPD5lz chromosome 5, ASM2569854v1, whole genome shotgun sequence:
- the LOC105768299 gene encoding receptor-like serine/threonine-protein kinase SD1-8, producing MTALGQLTSYGNAFELGFFSVGSTDLYLVIRMKNVATKDIVWVANRDLPFTGSSMILTINDGGCLMIVNGRATYRVSDDPSSSQNVSATLLDSGNLVLRDGNMDILWQSFDYPSNTFLPGMKFGYNNKTGKVWSLTSWLDQADPNKGNFELKMDPRKSNGVFLMRGTEILWMSGPWNGYGFAFMPEMLSPYIFNYFNYSMYSDENETYFSYSLYNSSVITRFIIDVTGHMRELLWFEESQQWMSIWSEPSQFCEVLNSCGPFSSCSEDTTSCRCLRGFYPSGKQQGQDGGCMRRVALTCGNGDNRDMFFRMNHVRNPVSSTQQINSSYNFPSGPQVSNSDAKACGEACLSNCTCSAYAYNTSGLCLRWYGVILGLEQLPEKDPNGRTIFIKLAASEFDNGRVLGANWYLWIIAIPIVLLVFLPASYIVIRWKKSFKNKGDREDPSQDILLFDMEMSITTSSSNFLGSENPRKRKRKDAPFPLFSFDSISLATDNFSSENKLGEGGFGPVYKGKLLNGQEIAVKRLSKRSGQGLEELKNETMLIAKLQHRNLVRLLGCCLEQGENILIYEFMPNKSLDSFLFGSYNEGLLDWGTRVRIIEGIAQGLLYLHQYSRLRIIHRDLKASNILLDSEMNPKISDFGLARMFGGDKLQANTNRIVGTYGYMSPEYAMEGLFSIKSDVFSFGVLLLEIVSGKKSTGFYHSSSLNLIGHAWELWKGDRVVELMDPKLEDQVSYPMLYRYINVALLCVQEMAADRPTMSEVVSMLSNELTVLNSPKKPAFSTARSTTNSSNQPEKFSVNDVTVSLMDPR from the exons ATGACAGCCTTAGGTCAGTTAACATCTTATGGAAATGCTTTTGAATTAGGGTTCTTTTCAGTAGGATCAACAGATCTATATTTGGTGATTCGGATGAAGAATGTTGCAACCAAGGATATTGTGTGGGTTGCCAATAGAGACCTTCCTTTCACTGGTTCATCTATGATTCTCACCATCAATGATGGTGGATGCCTTATGATTGTGAATGGCAGAGCAACTTATAGAGTGAGTGATGATCCATCATCAAGCCAAAACGTGAGTGCAACGCTGTTGGATTCTGGGAATTTGGTTCTAAGAGATGGGAATATGGATATACTATGGCAGAGCTTTGATTACCCTTCAAACACTTTTTTGCCTGGGATGAAGTTTGGTTACAATAATAAAACTGGAAAAGTTTGGTCCTTAACATCTTGGTTAGATCAAGCGGACCCAAATAAAGGGAATTTTGAGCTGAAAATGGATCCTAGAAAATCAAATGGAGTGTTCCTCATGAGGGGTACTGAAATATTATGGATGAGTGGGCCTTGGAATGGGTATGGTTTTGCTTTCATGCCTGAAATGCTTTCGCCCTACATCTTCAACTACTTCAACTACAGCATGTATAGTGATGAAAACGAAACATATTTTTCGTATTCATTGTATAATTCTTCTGTTATAACTAGATTCATCATCGATGTCACCGGACATATGAGAGAACTTTTGTGGTTTGAAGAGTCTCAACAATGGATGTCGATTTGGTCTGAACCAAGTCAATTTTGTGAGGTTTTAAACTCTTGTGGTCCATTCAGCAGCTGCAGTGAGGATACCACCAGTTGCAGGTGCTTGCGGGGTTTTTATCCATCGGGAAAGCAACAAGGCCAGGATGGTGGATGTATGAGGAGAGTGGCCCTAACATGTGGGAACGGAGATAATAGAGACATGTTCTTCAGGATGAATCATGTGAGGAATCCTGTAAGTTCAACTCAGCaaatcaattcatcatataattTCCCATCAGGCCCTCAAGTTTCAAACTCCGACGCAAAAGCATGCGGAGAAGCTTGCTTGAGTAACTGCACCTGCAGTGCATATGCATATAACACAAGTGGCCTTTGCTTAAGATGGTACGGTGTCATTCTTGGTCTTGAACAACTGCCAGAAAAGGATCCAAATGGACGTACAATCTTCATCAAACTTGCAGCTTCTGAATTTGACAATGGAAGAG TTCTAGGAGCCAATTGGTACCTATGGATAATTGCAATTCCTATCGTTTTATTGGTGTTTCTTCCTGCATCTTACATTGTTATTCGGTGGAAgaagagttttaaaaacaaAG GGGACAGAGAAGATCCAAGCCAGGATATACTACTCTTTGATATGGAGATGAGCATCACAACGAGTAGCAGTAACTTTTTGGGTTCCGAAAACCCCAGAAAACGGAAGAGGAAGGATGCCCCATTTCCACTGTTTAGCTTTGATAGTATATCGCTAGCTACTGATAACTTCTCCTCGGAGAATAAGCTGGGAGAAGGGGGATTTGGACCTGTTTATAAG GGAAAACTATTAAATGGACAGGAAATAGCAGTGAAAAGGCTTTCGAAACGGTCCGGGCAAGGTCTCGAAGAGTTAAAAAATGAGACGATGCTTATAGCAAAGCTTCAACATAGGAACCTTGTTAGACTGTTGGGTTGCTGTTTAGAACAAGGAGAAAACATATTGATCTATGAGTTCATGCCTAACAAAAGCTTGGATTCATTTCTTTTCG GTTCATACAATGAAGGATTACTAGATTGGGGAACACGAGTTCGAATAATTGAGGGGATTGCTCAAGGTCTGCTGTATCTTCACCAATATTCGAGATTAAGGATCATACATCGAGATCTTAAGGCAAGCAATATCCTGTTAGACAGTGAAATGAACCCGAAAATATCGGATTTTGGGTTGGCAAGAATGTTTGGTGGTGACAAGTTACAAGCAAATACTAATAGGATTGTAGGAACTTA tGGTTATATGTCACCTGAGTATGCCATGGAAGGCCTTTTCTCCATTAAATCCGATGTGTTCAGCTTCGGTGTGCTGCTGTTGGAGATAGTGAGTGGCAAGAAGAGCACTGGCTTTTACCATAGCAGTTCTCTTAATCTAATTGGACAT GCATGGGAATTGTGGAAAGGAGATAGAGTTGTTGAGTTGATGGATCCTAAATTGGAAGACCAAGTTTCATATCCTATGCTGTACAGATACATTAATGTGGCTCTTCTTTGTGTTCAAGAAATGGCAGCTGATAGACCGACAATGTCGGAAGTTGTTTCCATGCTTTCCAATGAGCTCACAGTTCTAAATTCTCCAAAAAAGCCTGCCTTCTCTACTGCAAGGAGTACGACAAATAGTTCAAATCAGCCTGAAAAATTTTCAGTGAATGACGTCACAGTTTCTTTGATGGATCCTCGATAG
- the LOC105768300 gene encoding hypothetical protein At1g04090 produces MGNCLTSSSSSDVSKKKKALPIETAFRLPSPLPTWPPGEGFASGSIDLGGIHVCQCGISSSSTKVWATHEGGPGNLGASFFEPSSIPDGYYMLGCYGQPNNRLLSGWVLAAKDDSSDDSLLKQPIDYTLVWSSESLKIKQDGNGYIWLPIAPQGYKAVGHVITNTKDKPSPQKIRCVRSDFTDETENDTWIWGPGKEVDAKGINFFSSRPINRGTQHMGVCVGTFVAQNPPLPCLKNVKANLSYMPNLRQIDTLFQAYSPWIYFHPNEAYLPSSVSWFFVNGALLYKKGEESKPVPIQVTGSNLPQGGANDGNYWLDLPIDEATKERVKKGDLQNSQVYLHVKPMLGATYSDIAIWVFYPFNGAAKAKVEFINISLGRIGEHVGDWEHVTLRVSNFNGELHSIYFSEHSGGSWVNASDLEFQGGNKPCTYSSLHGHAMYSKPGLVLQGSGEIGIRNDTAKSKIVMDTGLQFSLVAAEYLGSTTIVEPPWLNYFREWGPKISYNLADEIKKVEKVLPGKLKTAFEKFINGLPDEVLGQEGPTGPKVKRNWNGDEV; encoded by the exons ATGGGGAATTGTCTTACATCCTCTTCTTCGTCAGATGTCTCCAAGAAGAAGAAGGCTTTGCCAATAGAAACTGCTTTCAGGCTTCCATCTCCCTTACCAACATGGCCTCCAG GCGAAGGGTTTGCGAGTGGAAGTATTGATCTTGGTGGAATACATGTGTGCCAGTGCGGgatatcatcatcttccacaAAAGTATGGGCGACTCACGAAGGGGGACCAGGAAATCTTGGGGCCTCATTTTTTGAACCATCATCAATACCAGATGGGTACTACATGCTAGGCTGCTATGGGCAGCCCAACAATAGGTTGCTTTCTGGGTGGGTTCTTGCAGCGAAAGATGACAGTAGTGATGATTCTTTACTAAAACAACCCATCGATTACACCCTTGTCTGGAGCAGTGAGTCTTTGAAAATCAAGCAAGATGGCAACGGTTATATTTGGTTGCCTATTGCtccacaaggatacaaggctgttggCCATGTTATCACCAACACCAAAGACAAGCCTTCCCCGCAGAAAATACGTTGCGTCCGGTCTGATTTTACCGATGAAACTGAGAATGATACATGGATATGGGGACCTGGTAAAGAAGTGGATGCAAAAGGGATCAACTTTTTCAGTTCAAGGCCCATAAATAGAGGAACCCAACATATGGGAGTTTGTGTAGGAACATTTGTCGCCCAAAATCCTCCTCTACCATGTTTGAAAAATGTCAAAGCTAATTTATCTTACATGCCTAACCTACGCCAAATCGATACACTGTTCCAAGCTTACTCTCCTTGGATTTATTTCCACCCTAATGAAGCTTACCTCCCATCGTCTGTCAGTTGGTTCTTTGTGAATGGGGCACTACTGTACAAGAAGGGAGAAGAATCCAAGCCAGTTCCTATACAGGTAACGGGTTCAAACCTTCCCCAAGGCGGTGCAAATGATGGTAACTATTGGTTAGATCTTCCCATAGACGAAGCAACCAAGGAAAGAGTAAAGAAAGGAGATTTGCAAAACTCCCAAGTTTATTTGCATGTAAAACCTATGTTGGGTGCAACCTATTCAGACATAGCGATATGGGTGTTTTACCCCTTCAATGGAGCGGCAAAGGCTAAGGTAGAATTCATCAACATTTCATTAGGAAGGATAGGTGAACATGTTGGTGACTGGGAGCATGTGACTTTAAGGGTCAGCAACTTTAATGGAGAATTACATAGTATTTATTTCTCCGAACACAGTGGAGGTTCATGGGTGAATGCATCAGATCTTGAGTTCCAAGGTGGGAATAAGCCTTGTACCTATTCATCGTTACATGGCCATGCCATGTATTCAAAACCTGGACTAGTCTTGCAAGGAAGTGGAGAGATAGGAATTAGAAATGACACTGCCAAGAGTAAGATTGTCATGGATACAGGCCTCCAATTTTCATTAGTTGCAGCTGAGTATTTGGGTTCCACGACCATTGTTGAGCCGCCATGGCTCAACTATTTCAGGGAATGGGGTCCGAAGATTAGTTACAACTTGGCAGATGAGATCAAGAAGGTGGAAAAAGTATTGCCTGGAAAGCTTAAAActgcttttgagaaatttattAATGGCCTTCCAGATGAAGTGCTAGGGCAAGAAGGGCCAACAGGTCCTAAGGTGAAAAGGAACTGGAACGGAGACGAGGTTTAG
- the LOC105768298 gene encoding G-type lectin S-receptor-like serine/threonine-protein kinase B120, with protein MADYDISKRNIATMRKFPCISLLLFSCFYMQVYNGTVAATDTLFQGQIMTASGLLTSSGNAFELGFFSTGSTNLYLVIRMKNVATKDIVWIANRDLPFTGSSMILTINDDGYLVIVSGRTSYRVSDDPSSSQNVSATLLDSGNLVLRDGNMDILWQSFDYPSNTFLPGMKLGYNNKTGKVWSLTSWLDEEDPNNGDFEVRMVSNEVFLVRGTEILWSSGPWNGHGFDLMPEMRLNYIFNYSLYSDENEAYFSYSLYNPEPITRFSLDVDGRMREFAWLENSQQWNLLWSQPKQLQFCSILNSCGSFSRCFEDTQSCECLRGFYPSENRQGHNGGCIRSTPLTCGYGDNKDRFLGIDDVTYPLSAMQQINASNPFPYLGPQISISDENSCKETCLNNCNCSAYAYNTTGHCAIWYGDLINLQQLSSNYPTGHRIFVKLAASEFNNGKAANWLEWIPAIPVVLLMLLTASFFIFRWRKSLKNKGEMEDTRQDILLFDLEMSITSSSNDFSGSENSRKRRKDPAFPLFSFASISIATENFSLENKLGEGGFGPVYKGKLLNGQEIAVKRLSKRSGQGLEELKNETMLIAKLQHRNLVRLLGCCLEQGEKILIYEFMPNKSLDLFLFGTNNDGLLDWGTRVRIIEGIAQGLLYLHQYSRLRIIHRDLKASNILLDSEMNPKISDFGLARMFGDDKLQANTKRIVGTYGYMSPEYAMEGLFSIKSDVFSFGVLLLEIVSGKKNTGFYHSSSLNLIGHAWEFWKGDKVLELVDHRLEDLVSYPMLYRYIQVALLCVQEMAADRPTMSEVVSMLTNELTVLNSPKQPAFSNSNQPSSTPATLSANHITVSIMEPR; from the exons ATGGCTGACTACGATATTAGCAAAAGAAACATAGCAACCATGAGaaaatttccatgtatttccTTGCTTCTTTTTTCATGCTTTTACATGCAGGTTTACAATGGAACAGTTGCAGCCACTGATACCCTTTTCCAAGGTCAAATCATGACGGCCTCAGGTCTGTTAACATCTTCTGGAAATGCCTTTGAGTTGGGATTCTTTTCAACTGGCTCAACTAATCTGTATTTGGTGATTCGGATGAAGAATGTTGCAACCAAGGATATTGTGTGGATTGCCAATAGAGACCTTCCTTTCACTGGTTCATCTATGATTCTCACCATCAATGATGATGGATACCTTGTGATTGTGAGTGGCAGAACAAGTTATAGGGTGAGTGATGATCCATCATCAAGCCAAAACGTGAGTGCAACGCTGTTGGATTCTGGGAATTTGGTTCTAAGAGATGGGAATATGGATATACTATGGCAGAGCTTTGATTACCCTTCAAACACTTTTTTGCCTGGGATGAAGCTTGGTTACAATAATAAAACAGGGAAAGTTTGGTCTCTAACATCTTGGTTGGATGAAGAAGACCCAAATAATGGGGATTTCGAGGTGAGAATGGTATCAAATGAAGTGTTCCTCGTGAGGGGTACTGAAATATTATGGAGTAGTGGACCTTGGAATGGGCATGGTTTTGATTTGATGCCTGAAATGAGATTGAACTACATCTTCAACTACAGCTTGTATAGCGATGAAAACGAAGCATATTTTTCGTATTCGTTGTATAATCCTGAACCTATAACTAGATTCAGCCTCGATGTCGACGGACGTATGAGAGAATTTGCATGGCTTGAAAATTCTCAACAATGGAATTTGCTCTGGTCTCAACCAAAACAGTTACAGTTTTGTAGCATTTTAAACTCTTGTGGCTCATTCAGTAGATGCTTTGAGGATACTCAGAGTTGCGAGTGCTTGCGAGGTTTTTATCCATCGGAGAACCGACAAGGCCACAATGGTGGATGTATCAGGAGTACGCCCCTAACATGTGGGTATGGAGATAATAAAGACAGATTCTTAGGGATCGATGATGTGACTTATCCTTTAAGTGCCATGCAGCAAATCAATGCTTCAAATCCTTTTCCATATTTAGGCCCTCAAATTTCGATCTCCGATGAGAATTCGTGCAAAGAAACTTGCTTGAATAACTGCAATTGCAGTGCATATGCATACAACACTACTGGCCATTGCGCAATATGGTATGGTGACCTTATTAATCTTCAACAATTATCATCAAATTATCCAACCGGACATAGAATCTTTGTCAAACTTGCAGCTTCCgaattcaacaatggcaaag CAGCCAATTGGCTCGAATGGATACCTGCAATTCCTGTTGTTCTACTGATGCTTCTTACTGCATCCTTCTTTATTTTTCGGTGGAGGAAGAGTCTTAAAAACAAAG GGGAGATGGAAGATACAAGGCAGGATATACTACTCTTTGATCTGGAGATGAGCATCACATCTAGTAGCAATGATTTTTCGGGTTCCGAAAACTCTCGAAAACGGAGGAAGGACCCTGCCTTTCCACTGTTTAGCTTTGCTAGCATATCGATAGCTACCGAAAACTTCTCCTTGGAGAATAAGCTGGGGGAGGGAGGATTTGGACCTGTTTATAAG GGAAAACTATTAAATGGACAAGAAATAGCAGTGAAAAGGCTTTCGAAACGGTCCGGACAAGGGCTCGAAGAGTTGAAAAACGAGACGATGCTTATAGCAAAGCTTCAACATAGGAACCTTGTTAGACTATTGGGTTGCTGTTTAGAACAAGGGGAAAAGATATTGATCTATGAGTTCATGCCTAACAAAAGCCtggatttatttctttttg GTACAAACAATGACGGGTTACTAGACTGGGGAACACGAGTTCGAATAATCGAGGGGATTGCACAAGGTCTTCTGTATCTTCACCAATATTCGAGATTACGGATCATACATCGAGATCTTAAGGCAAGCAATATCCTGTTAGACAGTGAAATGAACCCGAAAATATCAGATTTCGGGTTGGCAAGAATGTTTGGTGATGACAAGTTACAAGCAAATACTAAAAGGATTGTAGGAACTTA TGGCTATATGTCGCCTGAATACGCCATGGAAGGCCTTTTCTCCATTAAATCTGATGTGTTCAGCTTCGGTGTGCTGCTGTTGGAGATAGTGAGTGGCAAGAAGAACACTGGCTTTTACCATAGCAGTTCTCTTAATCTAATTGGACAT GCATGGGAATTTTGGAAAGGAGATAAAGTTCTTGAATTGGTGGATCATAGATTGGAAGACCTAGTTTCATATCCTATGCTGTACAGATACATTCAAGTGGCACTTCTTTGTGTTCAAGAAATGGCTGCCGACAGACCGACAATGTCAGAAGTTGTCTCGATGCTTACCAATGAACTTACAGTTCTAAATTCTCCCAAACAGCCTGCATTCTCTAATTCAAATCAGCCTTCAAGCACACCTGCAACACTTTCAGCCAATCACATAACAGTTTCTATAATGGAACCTCGATAG